One window of Silurus meridionalis isolate SWU-2019-XX chromosome 9, ASM1480568v1, whole genome shotgun sequence genomic DNA carries:
- the cts12 gene encoding procathepsin L, translated as MGRVQWMVSQTLLLSLFIGVPLSMAVESEEDAPSEWKLWKRANGVEYEEEADDNKRKAIWEKNKNLIENNNKKYYMGRSEFTMAMNKYGDLTRLEYRQLLGAKVNKNAHKGNTANPRKLRYNARRLQLTSVDYRQMGYVTEIKDQGYCGSCWAFSTTGAIEGQMFKKTGQLVSLSEQNLVDCSWSYGTYGCSGAWMANAYDYVINNGLQASETYPYTSVDTQPCFYNPNKVVANIRDYRFIPAGDEQALADALATIGPITVAVDADHPSFLFYSSGIYEEPRCNPNNLSHAVLLVGYGSEGGRDYWLIKNSWGTGWGEGGYMRMIRDGSNTCGIASYALYPIV; from the exons ATGGGTCGAGTTCAGTGGATGGTAAGCCAGACGCTCCTGCTCAGCCTATTTATCGGTGTTCCGCTCTCTATGGCAGTGGAATCAGAGGAGGATGCACCATCAGAGTGGAAGCTGTGGAAGAGAGCTAACGGAGTGGAGTATGAAGAAGAG GCGGATGATAACAAAAGAAAAGCCATTTGGGAGAAAAACAAGAATCTGATTgagaataacaacaaaaaatattacatgGGCAGGTCAGAGTTTACAATGGCAATGAACAAATACGGAGACCTG ACTCGGTTGGAGTATCGTCAATTACTTGGAgccaaagtaaataaaaatgcacacaagGGAAACACTGCCAATCCACGCAAGCTACGTTACAATGCCAGGAGGCTACAGCTGACCTCGGTAGACTACAGACAGATGGGATACGTTACAGAGATTAAAGATCAG GGCTACTGTGGGTCGTGTTGGGCTTTCAGCACAACAGGTGCCATTGAGGGACAAATGTTCAAGAAAACAGGTCAGCTGGTGTCCCTTAGTGAGCAGAATTTGGTGGACTGCTCATGGTCCTACGGCACATACGGCTGCAGTGGAGCGTGGATGGCCAATGCTTACGATTATGTGATTAACAACGGCCTGCAAGCTTCTGAAACATATCCTTATACCTCAGTG GACACGCAGCCCTGTTTCTATAACCCCAACAAAGTTGTGGCAAATATCAGGGATTACAGATTCATTCCTGCTGGAGATGAACAGGCTCTGGCTGATGCTTTGGCAACTATCGGTCCAATCACTGTAGCAGTTGATGCTGACCACCCAAGCTTTCTTTTCTACAGCTCAG GGATCTACGAAGAGCCCAGATGTAATCCGAATAACCTGAGCCATGCGGTGCTCCTGGTTGGCTATGGTTCTGAGGGTGGCAGAGACTACTGGCTCATCAAAAACAG CTGGGGCACAGGTTGGGGAGAAGGAGGCTACATGCGCATGATCCGGGACGGCAGCAACACCTGCGGCATCGCTAGCTACGCACTTTACCCCAttgtataa
- the ankrd29 gene encoding ankyrin repeat domain-containing protein 29 isoform X2, whose product MSFKKETPLANAAFWAARKGNLALLQLLLNSGRVDIDCKDTYGTSALMVASYSGHYDCVRELIMQGADINLQRETGSTALFFAAQQGHNDIVKLLFEFGASTEFQTKDGGTALCSACQSGHSKVVETLLKNGANIHDQLSDGATPLFLASQEGHVTIVRQLLSSGAKVNQPREDGTTPLWIAAQMGHSEVVKVLLLRGAERDAFRNDGSTALFKAAHNGHYNVIEELLKFSPSLGLLKNGSTVLHAAVMGGDLKTVKLLLNANADPTLRNQNHELPEDLTKNERILRILRLQFLNGES is encoded by the exons ATGTCTTTCAAG AAGGAAACACCCTTGGCGAACGCTGCGTTTTGGGCAGCCAGGAAGGGGAATCTGGCTCTTCTTCAGCTGTTGCTAAACAGTGGCCGTGTGGACATCGACTGCAAAGACACT TATGGTACCTCAGCTCTGATGGTGGCCTCCTACAGTGGCCATTATGACTGTGTGAGGGAGCTCATCATGCAAGGGGCTGACATCAACCTGCAGAGGGAG ACAGGTTCTACAGCCCTGTTCTTCGCAGCACAGCAGGGGCACAATGACATCGTCAAGCTCCTGTTTGAGTTCGGAGCTTCCACAGAATTCCAGACCAAG GACGGTGGTACGGCCCTATGTTCTGCCTGCCAGAGTGGTCACTCCAAAGTAGTGGAGACGCTGCTCAAGAATGGAGCCAACATCCATGACCAGCTTAGT GACGGTGCCACTCCCCTGTTTCTAGCCTCTCAGGAAGGTCATGTGACCATCGTCCGTCAGCTGTTGTCATCCGGAGCCAAAGTAAACCAGCCTCGTGAG GATGGCACCACACCCCTGTGGATAGCAGCCCAGATGGGACACAGCGAAGTTGTGAAAGTTCTGCTACTGCGTGGCGCTGAACGAGATGCTTTCAGAAAC GACGGCTCCACTGCACTGTTCAAAGCTGCACACAACGGACACTATAACGTCATAGAGGAGCTTCTAAAGTTCAGCCCGTCTCTTGGCCTTCTGAAG AATGGTTCTACGGTGCTTCATGCTGCTGTCATGGGCGGAGATCTGAAAACTGTGAAGCTTCTGCTGAATGCAAATGCCGATCCTACTTTACGCaatcag AATCATGAGCTACCAGAGGATCTCACAAAGAACGAGCGCATCCTGAGGATTCTGCGGCTGCAGTTCTTAAATGGAGAAAGTTGA
- the ankrd29 gene encoding ankyrin repeat domain-containing protein 29 isoform X1: MNARIWEMKETPLANAAFWAARKGNLALLQLLLNSGRVDIDCKDTYGTSALMVASYSGHYDCVRELIMQGADINLQRETGSTALFFAAQQGHNDIVKLLFEFGASTEFQTKDGGTALCSACQSGHSKVVETLLKNGANIHDQLSDGATPLFLASQEGHVTIVRQLLSSGAKVNQPREDGTTPLWIAAQMGHSEVVKVLLLRGAERDAFRNDGSTALFKAAHNGHYNVIEELLKFSPSLGLLKNGSTVLHAAVMGGDLKTVKLLLNANADPTLRNQNHELPEDLTKNERILRILRLQFLNGES; the protein is encoded by the exons ATGAATGCTCGCATCTGGGAGATG AAGGAAACACCCTTGGCGAACGCTGCGTTTTGGGCAGCCAGGAAGGGGAATCTGGCTCTTCTTCAGCTGTTGCTAAACAGTGGCCGTGTGGACATCGACTGCAAAGACACT TATGGTACCTCAGCTCTGATGGTGGCCTCCTACAGTGGCCATTATGACTGTGTGAGGGAGCTCATCATGCAAGGGGCTGACATCAACCTGCAGAGGGAG ACAGGTTCTACAGCCCTGTTCTTCGCAGCACAGCAGGGGCACAATGACATCGTCAAGCTCCTGTTTGAGTTCGGAGCTTCCACAGAATTCCAGACCAAG GACGGTGGTACGGCCCTATGTTCTGCCTGCCAGAGTGGTCACTCCAAAGTAGTGGAGACGCTGCTCAAGAATGGAGCCAACATCCATGACCAGCTTAGT GACGGTGCCACTCCCCTGTTTCTAGCCTCTCAGGAAGGTCATGTGACCATCGTCCGTCAGCTGTTGTCATCCGGAGCCAAAGTAAACCAGCCTCGTGAG GATGGCACCACACCCCTGTGGATAGCAGCCCAGATGGGACACAGCGAAGTTGTGAAAGTTCTGCTACTGCGTGGCGCTGAACGAGATGCTTTCAGAAAC GACGGCTCCACTGCACTGTTCAAAGCTGCACACAACGGACACTATAACGTCATAGAGGAGCTTCTAAAGTTCAGCCCGTCTCTTGGCCTTCTGAAG AATGGTTCTACGGTGCTTCATGCTGCTGTCATGGGCGGAGATCTGAAAACTGTGAAGCTTCTGCTGAATGCAAATGCCGATCCTACTTTACGCaatcag AATCATGAGCTACCAGAGGATCTCACAAAGAACGAGCGCATCCTGAGGATTCTGCGGCTGCAGTTCTTAAATGGAGAAAGTTGA